In a single window of the Raphanus sativus cultivar WK10039 chromosome 9, ASM80110v3, whole genome shotgun sequence genome:
- the LOC108824437 gene encoding electron transfer flavoprotein subunit beta, mitochondrial, which translates to MKILVAVKRVVDYAVKIRVKPDKTGVDTQNVKMSMNPFCEIALEEALRIKEAGFAKEVVAVSIGPSQCVDTLRTGLAMGADRAIHVEASSSFLPLSIAKILKSLADVENPGLIFLGKQAIDDDCNQTGQMVAALLGWPQATFASKVVLDKDKKFATVDREVDGGLETLSIDLPAVITTDLRLNQPRYATLPNIMKAKSKPIKKMTLEDLKVDIKSDIEIVEVTEPPKRKSGVIVSSVDELIDKLKNEAHVV; encoded by the exons ATGAAGATTCTCGTCGCCGTTAAGCGTGTCGTCGACTACGCCGTCAAGATCCGTGTCAAACCCGacaag ACCGGCGTAGATACCCAGAACGTCAAGATGTCGATGAACCCGTTCTGCGAGATCGCGCTCGAGGAAGCTCTTCGGATCAAAGAAGCTGGGTTCGCCAAAGAGGTCGTCGCAGTGAGCATCGGCCCTTCGCAGTGCGTTGACACGCTTCGCACTGGTCTTGCCATGGGCGCGGATCGAGCGATCCACGTCGAGGCCAGTTCTAGCTTCCTCCCTTTGTCCATCGCTAAGATCCTGAAGAGTCTCGCCGACGTCGAGAATCCTGGATTGATTTTCCTCGGGAAACAG GCAATAGATGATGATTGCAATCAAACAGGGCAAATGGTTGCAGCTTTGCTTGGTTGGCCACAAGCTACTTTTGCATCTAAG GTTGTGTTGGATAAGGATAAGAAGTTTGCAACTGTTGATAGAGAAGTTGATGGAGGTCTTGAAACCCTTAGTATAGATTTACCCGCTGTGATCAC AACTGATCTGAGGTTGAACCAACCAAGATATGCAACACTCCCCAACATAATGAAGGCAAAATCGAAGCCGATTAAGAAAATGACGTTGGAGGATCTGAAAGTGGACATTAAATCAGACATAGAGATCGTGGAAGTCACGGAGCCTCCAAAGAGGAAATCTGGAGTTATCGTTTCTTCCGTGGATGAGTTGATAGATAAGCTCAAAAATGAAGCTCATGTAGTTTGA